The genomic window TCTCGCGTGTCTTTGCCCAGCTTTTGAGCGACCTTTAATACGTTTTCGGTGGGAGTGGCATCGAGATCAATCACGCCCGCTGCTTCTGGACCAACTGCGATTTTGTTCATGTAGGTATCGGGCGCGCGAAAAAGCGAGCCGACTGGACCAGCCACGATCACGGCCATCGCATTGTACCGGCCGTGGGCTACGCTGTCGGTGCATTCCAGAGGATCGACGGCGATTTCCATAGCGGGACCGGCGCCGGTTCCAATAGTCTCGCCGACGTAGAGTTCGGGCGCTTCATCCTTTTGCCCCTCACCAATCACCACGGTGCCAGCAAAATCAATCTGGTTAAATCGAGAGCGCATGGCATCGACTGCCGCTCCGTCGGCTTTCTTTGCTTCACCATAGCCAATCCACTCGGCCGCGGCGATTGCCGCAGCCTCAGTAACCCGAACAAATTCCAGTGCGAGATTTCTGTCCATAGAGTAATGGTACCCGTAAATATCCTCAGCGTCAATGTATATGAATCAGAAAAAAATAAAGCAAATAATAGTTAGTGGCAGTTTTCTAATAGTATTGATTGCCTTTCTTTTTGTTACTCAATTGCAGCAGCGACCGGCTGGGGTTCGGGTAACATTTTTTGATATTGGCCAGGGAGACAGTGCGTTAATTCAAACTTCGGCAGGTTCTACTATTTTGATTGATGGGGGGCCTGATCGAACAATTTTAGAAAAGCTTGGTGCAGCGCTACCATTCTATGAACATTCGATTGACCTGATGATTCTGACGCATCCTCATGCCGACCATTTGAACGGACTACTGGCGGTGCTCGAGCGGTATGAGGTCAAGAATATTCTGTACACGGATGTCGCGTATGATGCACCACAATATGATGAGTGGCTACAGAGGCTCGAAAGTGTTTCAAGTAAAAAATTAATCGCTCATGCTGGTCAAACATTTACCTTTGATGAAGTGCAGCTTGAGGTACTCTATCCATTGTCCGATATGTCAGGGCAATCAATCGATGATATCAACGAGTCATCTATCGTCGCGCGTCTAAGCTATCAAAATAATTCAATACTCTTCACGGGAGATGCCGGTGTGCCGACTGAGCAAGTACTCCTGAATGCGGGAGTTGAACTTGAAAGCGATATTTTGAAAGTTGGACATCATGGGAGTGATACGTCGTCCTCAATTGTTTTTATTAATGCAGTCAGCCCTGCTATTGCCGTTATTTCTTTGGGTAACAACACGTTTGGGCATCCGAAAGCCAGTGTTTTGAAGCGTCTGGAATACGTAGGTGCAGCGGTGAAACGCACCGATCAACTGAGTGATATCGTGATTGAATTACCCCTTGACAAAAAATGATTAATATAGTACTATGCCAAGCTGTTTTGCTTATGGAAACATAAGTGAAATAGACGGAAAGATCAGTAATGATCTTTGACAATATATCTACGGAAGTTACATCAACTATACCAATAACAATCAATCGCTCACCCCGAAATTTTCGGGCGTGGAAAGGAGTATTCCTATGAACGTTTTGACGTTCGATATACCTTCGGGTATATGGCGTGCCAGGGCGCCTGTAAATCAATCCTGGAGAGTTTATAAAACTCGTCCACCTCGGAAAGGAGGTGAGCGATAATGGTAAATACGGCAAAAATCGCAGCGTCTACTACAAAAGCAGTCGCTCGCGGTGTGCTGATTCGGAAACTTGCTTCGACTGTCTTCTCTATGGTTCGAAAAACCCCAGTAATGGAGAATCTGATTTATCAGTTTGCTCTATTTGTGAGGTCGTTACCAGCAGGTGACGATATCGGAGCTGAGGTCATCAATACCATGCCAGAGGATCTGCGATCAATTGCAGAGCCGATCTGGCGCGAGATTAATCATCTTTCGGAGGAAGATATGAAGAACAGGTTTGGTCGGGGAAATCCCAATCAGCAAAACAAAGGCCAGGGAGAGCAATCTTCAGGCCAACAGCAAGTGAATCGTAGTCGACAGGATATTGAGCGAGCGCTAACAACAATGGCAGCGCTTGATCAGAAATTCTCGGTGTTCTTGGGGGGGCTGCTTTCGGCAGAGCCGCCAGGGACACGGGAGATTATCCTGGAAGCGATTGGGCGGATTTATAAAACCGTCCCGTTGCTCACCGCATTTCTTACGCCCCTCTTGATCCGCAAGGAGCGAGAGGAAAAGGTAAGTCTCCTCGATGAATTGGTACTCAATCCTCCGACTTCGGCAAAACCGAAAACGGAGCATCATGGTACTGATGCAACGAAAGCATTTACGGTACTGTCCTGGCTCCGCCTGGCAGACGAGAATGCTTTCAAGAAAATCATGGAGATCATGACCTCAGAAGCAAACGATTCTGACAAGGATCGTCCGGCTTTCTATGCGTATTTGGCCGCGCTGCATCATCTCCAAAAAGATGAAGCCGTGGCGAATTTGCAAGCCGTTGCCGCGATTGATGATCTTGAAGCGCGTGCGAAGATGGTGGGTGTTAATCCTAACTGGAAGACCCAGCTGAAGCGCACTTTTGGGATCCATCGGGGCAAGGTCACACAGGAAATGGTCGATCGTGCGCGTATGCGTGCCGATGCCGCCGTTAAAGAACTTATGGATTACCGTGAACGCACTCGGCGTCAGCGGGAAATCAGAAAGATGAATCGGAGTCAATATGTCTGAAACACACGACAAATCGTCACAGCCGTCCGCAGTCGTCGGTAGTGCACTCGACACAGTAAATGGCCTCTTCGAAGGTATTGGCCAGTTCGTCAGAGAACGGCCGATCAAGGACATCGTCATTGCATGGATTATGGGAGCAGTTACTACTAAAGTAGCTGCCTCAAGCCTACGGAATTTCTTGGACAATGATCCGTTGGCTGACGAACTCCATGCGGAGAATCGCCGTCGTCTTCGTGCCGAGCTTGAGCTTGACGCGGAGAAATTCCTGAACAAGTGTCGGGACGTCCTTGAGTCTATTGGTGAGAAATTCGAAGAATGGGCTGCTGCTGATAAGAAGCGGGGTGCCGAATTGCTAGAGCAAGCGGCCAGTCGTTTTGCAGGAACCAAGAATTTTTCTTGGCTTGCTGACTTCTGTCGTCCCACAGCTTCTCAAACCACGCCGGCACCGGTGGTGAGTTCACTCATCATTACGGCCGGGAAGTATTCAACCGTTCGATAGGAAGGTATCATGTTTAATAGAAAGAAAAAAGAACAGGCAGCTGAGCTGAAGGCTCCGGCTGCAGCATCCGCACCGGTTGAGGTTCAGTCGGCAAGTCCGACGTCTCAGCAAGCGGCTGTTCCTGAAAAGGAAGAGAAGGTAGAAGAGGGGTTCTTTAGCTCCATCGGTAGTTTTTTCGGGAAGCTCGGTGATCTCTTCAATGAAACCAAAGGGCTTCGTACCGTTGAACACCTGTTCGCGGTATATGGTGCCTTCGAAGCATTCAAGAAGAAACACACGATCTGGGGGCACTTCATTAATCTCCTCAGCATGATTGCTGTAGGCGTTGATAAGTTCCTCGATCCGACGAAGTCATTTTTGACTGCCGTCTTTGTGCGTTATATGCGCGCGGTTCGATTGGCCCTGCCAGTCATGGTTCTGTGTTTCCTCTCTGCGCTCATCATTCCTCTGGCAGGCTTCACCGGCCAATCAGTGTGGATGATGGGGCTCTATTCGGCGCTGATTATGCTGTTTCTGTCGATATTCGTCGATTATACATTTATAGCGAGTATTGATAGGCCGTCCGCTCCGAATTCGAGCCAGAATACCATTCCAGAAAGCGCCCTCATTCTGAGTGCTGCTGAGCGAGAAGCGCGTGACCGTGCTTGTCGAGAGGCGATGGTTAGTGCCGAACGTCGAGAGTCTCGACGCCGTCGGCGCAGCGCCATCATGCGTCGGATTCTGGGCCATTCCGGGATCTTTATTGGGTCGTGGCTTTTCATTCCCACGCTGTCCTATATGGTTGGCGGGGTTGAGCCGACGACTCTGGTGCTGTCTGCGCCGTTTTTGCTCATTCTGAGCTTTCTGGCGCTGATCGTATTCCTGCCTTTGCTTGGCATTGCATATATTCTTATGCGCTTTGCCAACAAGGGTAAGACGCCTCCGTTCCTGGAGTCAGTCTACAATCCGCTGTTTGTGTTGTTCTTCTTTGTGGGCGGTGCGACGATTACTTTCGAAATGCTCCAGGTCTGGCATCTGCCTGGCTGGATGTTTATTGGAAGTATCATCGCACTTCTCGTGCTGGGTGTAGCTGCTATTCGCAAAACGTGGATTCGTACATTCTTGCAGAATACCACGGTTGTCAATGCATTTCTCAAGTTGGGGATCGTGGCGACACTGTGTGTAATTTGCATTGCGATTCCTGACAGCGGTAATCAGCAGTTACTATTCCGCACAGCCCAGGACTGGTTGGGCAATGGTGCACGTGAGGTTGCGCAGAGCAATGTTACGCGTCCAGGTGGCGACGTTATCTTTGACCACAAGGTTGACTCATGTGACCTTGAGGTAGTTAAGAAAATCGTCAATAAATCCACAAAGGTTTCTTCAATTGACTCAGCGTATGCTGATGTTAATCAGGACGGTGTCGTCAATGACATCGATGTGGTTTTCTTTGAGAAAGCGCTGAAGGAAGGAACTACGCTCATGCTGCGCCGCCCAACCAGTGTGCAGTTTGTAGCGAAGAATGAAGTGGATGATGAACAATCTGAATCTTCTATCCCTCCTTCGCCGGTAAACCCTGCTGATACCACTCCGGCGGCTCCGTCCACCGCCCCAGTTCCAAATGCAACTCCCACACCGCAGCTACAGCGGACTCAACCGAGTCAACCGCCGCGGTCAAGGCTCGTTGTCGCCCAGCAGGGGATGTATTCGGAAGAAATTCCGATTAGCACTCTCGCTTCAGTGACCTGGCCAGTTGCGGTCACGGAAAATTCGATGTATACACTGCCTATTAGTGTACGCATCGATAGCCTTTCGCGCGGCACTGGATCTACCACGGCGTACGTAACGTTTCTCTACCCGCAACCGGGTCCAGAAGCAGATCGCACGCCTCAGCGATTGTACATTGGACGTGGTACTCGCATTGAGTACGCCGCTCACCTAGTGCGGCATGCGTACTTACCAGAATTAAAGGTTTCCGAGGTTCAATTTCAAAACCCACTCTGGGGCGGAGAATACGAACAAAAGAATCTTGAGAATGGAGTACGCACGCTGAACACCGGCCAGAAAATTGGCGCTAAGCTGATTTTCTCTGGTGAACTTCCGTATGATTTCTATAAACTCAACTTAGTCCTGATATTGTCTGGACGGCAGTATGAAGCGAAGTTGATCGTACCCCCGCCGGTGGGTTCATCGGTATAATGTTTCCCTTCGGGAGCATTATGTAACAATCTACCAGGCGTTGTGATTCAATCACAGCGCCTGTTTTTTATTGCAGAATGACTTGCAAAAGTAGTTTATTTATGCTATACTAGCAATGAAAATAAAAATCAAATAATCATTTTTACTACGTTATGAGGAAAGTAATCCCGACTCTCCTTCGTATGTCAGTAGTGCCGCGCACTATTTTTTTTAGTTTAGTTGTGTTGGCTGGCATTCTCATTATTGGTGTACACCCGGCTCTTGCCGTTGATAGTGGCTATGAAAGCTTAGCAGTTGATACTGGCGCTGGCATTATATCGGTACGATTGATACGAATTAATCTGAAGAGCGAGGGTCTCGGCGTGAAATCGTTAACTACGTACGATGGCGATTGCAAGGACAATTGCCCGGTCCAATCGTTGGGGACTTTTGTTCAGGAGGTAGGCGGATTTGCCGGTATCAACGGAAGTTATTTTTGTCCCGCTGATTATGCATCCTGTGCAAGCCAAGATGGATCGTATTTTTGGCTGTGGTATGATTCGGTTTCCGGCGCATTTAGTAATTCATACCAAAATCAATTTAATCGAGGTCCGGTCATTGCCTTTGGCAAAGATAATTCAACTCACTTTTTCCGCTATGCAAAAGATTGGCCGGGAAAAACGGAGTTTGAGTCTAGGACGGGGGTTGAGTTAGCTGCCGTCATTTCGAATGGTCCGGGGTTGATTTTCGAAGGTAATCTAATAGTTACGGATTCGGATTTGGATACGAAACAGCGCACGGTAAAATCAAACAGATCTGCCATTGCCTTTAAAGGGGATAACGTATATTTGGCGGTTGCCTCATCTGCTACGGTCATGGACCTGGGTCGGGCGTTGAAGGTGATGGGTATGTATAATGCGATGAATCTTGATGGTGGCGGCTCCTCAGCCTTGCATTATAATGGGAGCTATATTTTGGGGCCCGGTCGGAATATTCCGAATGCACTTGTTTTTACATCCACTGGTTCGACCGTGTCAGCTGCTCCACAACCGCGAGTGGCATCGGGTACTTCCTTCTTTGCCTATGACTCAACT from Candidatus Kerfeldbacteria bacterium includes these protein-coding regions:
- a CDS encoding phosphodiester glycosidase family protein, with product MSVVPRTIFFSLVVLAGILIIGVHPALAVDSGYESLAVDTGAGIISVRLIRINLKSEGLGVKSLTTYDGDCKDNCPVQSLGTFVQEVGGFAGINGSYFCPADYASCASQDGSYFWLWYDSVSGAFSNSYQNQFNRGPVIAFGKDNSTHFFRYAKDWPGKTEFESRTGVELAAVISNGPGLIFEGNLIVTDSDLDTKQRTVKSNRSAIAFKGDNVYLAVASSATVMDLGRALKVMGMYNAMNLDGGGSSALHYNGSYILGPGRNIPNALVFTSTGSTVSAAPQPRVASGTSFFAYDSTLRSGFTVSSGNVLGDSKDEIVTGTASGLAPHVRVYDGKGNLLKQFFAYDSGLRNGVNVTACNIDGVGSDEIVTAQGRGGWPLVRIFDGSGNLIRSGFYVLDGKFTGGVNLTCGDTNGDGTSEIVVGAMRGGGPQVMIYNEVGRALTNFMAYDPGFRGGIMVSTADADGDGKDEIITGPQTGAPHIQIFQVRNAIKRLSPGFYAFSTSYRGGVAVAGVDTNGDGKKEIVVGVGDNATPFVKVYNIREQWQDEFFAYATTFLGGLQLAGGDVDGDGKDELLTVPRGGGAPQVRMINL
- a CDS encoding MBL fold metallo-hydrolase encodes the protein MNQKKIKQIIVSGSFLIVLIAFLFVTQLQQRPAGVRVTFFDIGQGDSALIQTSAGSTILIDGGPDRTILEKLGAALPFYEHSIDLMILTHPHADHLNGLLAVLERYEVKNILYTDVAYDAPQYDEWLQRLESVSSKKLIAHAGQTFTFDEVQLEVLYPLSDMSGQSIDDINESSIVARLSYQNNSILFTGDAGVPTEQVLLNAGVELESDILKVGHHGSDTSSSIVFINAVSPAIAVISLGNNTFGHPKASVLKRLEYVGAAVKRTDQLSDIVIELPLDKK